The genomic segment TGGGAGATGCACATGGCATCGGCTTTGAGGTTGAGCTTTTCCAACGTTTGCTGCACCAGCGGGAAGGGCGGTACTCCGTGGACGATGTCCTCGACGGCTTTGTTTACCGCATCGCTCCACACTTTGATGTGGGCCAGATCCTTGTTCCCGCGGGCCACTTCAGCGTTAAGGGTGGCGTTGCCGAGCTTGGTCTCGCGCTTCATCCATTCGTTCAAGCCGGCCATGTCCGGCATCTTCACTTTTCGGGCCTGGACTTGCGGACGTTGCTCCAGGAGCCCGATCGCTTTGACCAGAGCGGGGAATCGATTGGCGCCGCGGTCCTTGGAGTAAAGATTGACGAATTCCCAAACTTCGCGGGCATATTTGCTGACGGCTTGGAGGTGGAAGTTCTTGATGAACATGGGGGTGAAGCACTCCTTGTGCTTGATCTCCATGCTGTCGAAGATGCATCCATCGGAGTCGATTCCGATGAAGAACTCCTTGGAGGGCTTGAAATCACGCAAAACTTGGGCCGCGTCGCTCATGGCTGG from the Verrucomicrobiales bacterium genome contains:
- a CDS encoding HAD hydrolase-like protein; amino-acid sequence: MSDAAQVLRDFKPSKEFFIGIDSDGCIFDSMEIKHKECFTPMFIKNFHLQAVSKYAREVWEFVNLYSKDRGANRFPALVKAIGLLEQRPQVQARKVKMPDMAGLNEWMKRETKLGNATLNAEVARGNKDLAHIKVWSDAVNKAVEDIVHGVPPFPLVQQTLEKLNLKADAMCISQTPADALKREWSEHRIDGFVKMIAGQEMGTKTEHIKFAAAGKYDPKKILMIGDAPGDHKAAKGNQALFFPINPGKEEASWDRLLHEGLDRFFKGTYAGDYEADLVREFDGCLPERPTW